Proteins encoded in a region of the Gemmatimonadaceae bacterium genome:
- a CDS encoding amidohydrolase, producing MDSTHASAEALAITAGRITAVGSDADVQRYVGPNTKVIDLGGHLAIPGFIESHGHFTGLGMALTELDLMGVPSWQDIATMVGNAARTAKPGAWIRGHGWHQEKWNRSPGRVVKGFETNDLINQAAPNNPVILEHASGHALIANDVALRLAGITSSTPNPPGGEIIKDPSGRPTGILVDGAQSLIRDALDKNLSARSPEDAEAEFRRQVHLATQNALANGVTSFQDMGESFATIDAIKKMVDAGDMPLRLYILVDGEEVRPDDVDSLVAHRMIDYGNGHLTVRAIGEITADGALGSRSAWMLAPYDDDPTNTGLNVTSMARIKQIAEIGIAHGFQISVHAIGDRANRETLDLYQSLFAEHHVKSDTLRWRIEHAQHLNPADIPRFGRMGVVASMQGIHACSDAPYVIPRLGVQRAKEGAYVWQSLWKTGAVVTNGTDVPVEEISPIASFHCSVTRDVVGTDSAFFPEQKLSREQALKTYTVNGAYVAFQEHEKGALAPGMDADVVVLSRDIMRTAPDSILGTKVLYTIVGGKVEYTGSGK from the coding sequence ATGGACTCGACACATGCGAGCGCCGAAGCGCTGGCGATCACAGCCGGCCGCATCACCGCCGTCGGATCGGACGCCGACGTGCAACGCTATGTCGGTCCCAACACCAAAGTCATCGATCTGGGCGGCCATCTCGCCATCCCGGGCTTCATTGAATCGCACGGCCACTTCACCGGGTTAGGCATGGCGCTGACCGAGCTCGACCTCATGGGCGTGCCGTCGTGGCAGGACATCGCGACCATGGTCGGCAATGCGGCCCGGACGGCCAAGCCGGGCGCCTGGATCCGGGGACACGGCTGGCATCAGGAGAAATGGAACCGGTCGCCGGGGCGGGTCGTGAAAGGCTTCGAGACGAACGACCTCATCAACCAGGCCGCGCCCAACAACCCGGTGATTCTCGAGCACGCGAGCGGGCACGCGCTCATCGCCAACGACGTCGCGCTCCGCCTCGCCGGCATTACGTCATCGACGCCCAACCCGCCGGGCGGCGAGATCATCAAGGACCCGAGCGGCCGCCCAACGGGCATTCTCGTCGATGGCGCCCAGTCGCTCATCCGCGACGCGTTGGACAAGAATCTGTCTGCTCGTTCGCCCGAGGACGCCGAGGCGGAGTTCCGCCGGCAGGTGCACCTGGCCACGCAGAATGCGCTGGCCAATGGGGTGACGAGCTTCCAGGACATGGGCGAGTCGTTCGCGACCATCGATGCCATCAAGAAGATGGTCGACGCGGGTGACATGCCGCTGCGCCTCTACATTCTGGTGGACGGCGAGGAAGTGCGGCCGGATGACGTCGACTCGCTCGTTGCGCACCGGATGATCGACTACGGCAATGGCCACCTCACGGTGCGTGCCATCGGGGAGATCACCGCGGACGGTGCGTTAGGCTCGCGCAGCGCGTGGATGCTCGCACCCTACGATGACGATCCGACCAACACCGGGCTCAACGTCACGTCCATGGCGCGCATCAAGCAGATCGCCGAGATCGGCATCGCGCACGGGTTCCAGATTTCGGTGCACGCCATCGGCGACCGCGCGAACCGCGAAACGCTCGACCTCTACCAGTCGCTGTTCGCCGAGCATCATGTGAAGAGTGACACGCTGCGCTGGCGCATTGAGCACGCCCAGCACCTCAATCCGGCGGACATTCCACGCTTCGGGCGGATGGGCGTGGTCGCGTCGATGCAGGGGATCCATGCCTGCTCGGACGCGCCGTACGTCATCCCTCGGCTCGGCGTCCAGCGGGCGAAAGAGGGTGCCTACGTGTGGCAATCGTTGTGGAAGACGGGCGCGGTCGTGACTAACGGAACGGATGTGCCGGTGGAGGAGATCAGCCCGATCGCGTCGTTCCATTGCAGCGTCACGCGCGATGTGGTGGGCACCGATTCGGCGTTTTTCCCGGAGCAGAAGCTCAGCCGGGAGCAGGCGCTCAAGACCTACACGGTGAACGGCGCGTACGTGGCGTTCCAGGAGCACGAGAAGGGCGCGCTGGCGCCGGGGATGGATGCGGACGTCGTGGTGTTGTCGCGCGACATCATGCGGACGGCGCCGGATTCCATCCTGGGCACGAAGGTGCTGTACACGATCGTGGGCGGGAAGGTGGAGTACACGGGTTCTGGGAAGTGA